The following proteins are encoded in a genomic region of Hymenobacter siberiensis:
- a CDS encoding M36 family metallopeptidase, with product MNVLPTNSGYRKLALAIALAMPGLVLAQEVTPAAQVLASFAVKARAQGHLTEADVANPTVTSSYADASTGLTHTYLQQRVNGLTVFNANGAVHTDASGKVVYFNQDFLAGAAAVAPSATPGLTPEQAVGAAAKGLSLPMPVALQRVTEGRVADGIVFNKGGISEENIPVRLMYLRVDNKLVLVWNVTIAQLDQQHYWNARVDAQTGRLLDRNDYTVSEQTTFRQHVMQEQARRKLVPTTAAIALDVKAAKALKNAKGAKGTTGVANSMTVIPVPFESPDLSPRVVVPFSSANPLYSPYGWQVSDARAPSAFYADAYSLLSSGKQLTRGNNVAAYDDNATTVSGNGNVASTTNSPDGGANRDFDFAFNQPLGPRDPGNLAAGITNLFYWNNMLHDVMMSKGFDEVSGNFQYKNIGTQGLGNDFVRAESQDGSGRNNANFSTPADGSNGRMQMYLFDNTGANALTVTGAASAAGSYRFAAVSFGPRLTKRPLTGRLVLVNDGVSADGGDHGCASPFVNAAAVAGNIAFIQRGGCPQLTTLNPRATNAFATKVKRAQDNGATSVIVFDSLGTTTNLMNFGGTDTVGIRIPAIFISGADGFRLRTAILAGATLNATATLGADFDGSFDNGVVSHEFGHGISNRLTGGPANSSCLNSATGNQTMGEGWSDFFALWMTTRPGEDGANNRYVATYDNGNPYAVGPGFRRKPYSTNFAQNNYTYAQLGTATGRFQETHDVGEVWATVLWDLNWQFIYRYGYNADFFSATGGNNKALKLVLDGCKLQVCNPGFLDGRDGLLRADSLTNRAANAGLIWNVFARRGMGYSAVQGNRVNGAPLVTGIVQAFDLPPGTPAIALSSKNGATAGNALEAYPNPAQNVLTVRTQLTSTVPMQVDMLDLLGKTVLRAVPVPAGQMQQSGVELNTSRLASGIYIVRVTTSGGTYSTKVSVQH from the coding sequence ATGAACGTATTACCTACTAATTCAGGCTATCGTAAGCTGGCACTGGCCATTGCGCTGGCTATGCCGGGGCTGGTGTTGGCCCAGGAGGTTACCCCGGCCGCGCAGGTGCTGGCCTCGTTTGCCGTGAAGGCGCGGGCCCAGGGCCACCTGACGGAGGCCGATGTGGCCAATCCTACGGTAACCAGCTCGTATGCTGACGCCAGCACGGGCCTCACGCACACCTACCTGCAGCAGCGGGTGAATGGCCTGACGGTGTTTAACGCCAACGGGGCCGTGCACACCGATGCCAGCGGCAAGGTGGTGTATTTCAACCAGGATTTTCTGGCGGGCGCGGCGGCAGTAGCCCCTTCGGCCACGCCGGGCCTCACGCCGGAGCAAGCCGTGGGAGCGGCCGCGAAGGGCCTGAGCCTGCCCATGCCCGTAGCCCTGCAACGCGTGACGGAAGGCCGCGTGGCCGACGGCATTGTGTTCAACAAAGGCGGTATTTCGGAAGAAAACATTCCGGTGCGGCTGATGTACCTGCGCGTTGACAACAAGCTGGTGCTCGTGTGGAACGTGACCATTGCCCAGCTCGACCAGCAGCACTACTGGAACGCCCGCGTGGATGCGCAAACCGGCCGCCTGCTGGACCGCAACGACTACACCGTGAGCGAGCAGACCACCTTCCGCCAGCATGTGATGCAGGAGCAGGCCCGGCGCAAGCTGGTGCCCACCACGGCCGCCATTGCCCTGGACGTGAAAGCCGCCAAGGCGCTGAAGAACGCCAAAGGCGCGAAAGGCACCACGGGCGTAGCCAACAGCATGACGGTTATCCCCGTGCCGTTCGAAAGCCCCGACCTTTCGCCCCGCGTGGTGGTGCCCTTCAGCTCGGCAAACCCGCTGTACTCACCCTACGGCTGGCAGGTGAGCGACGCCCGCGCCCCCAGCGCGTTCTACGCCGATGCCTACTCGCTGCTTTCGAGCGGCAAGCAGCTCACGCGAGGCAACAACGTGGCGGCCTACGACGACAACGCGACGACGGTATCGGGCAACGGCAACGTGGCTTCTACTACCAACTCGCCCGATGGCGGGGCCAACCGCGACTTCGACTTTGCCTTCAACCAGCCACTGGGGCCCCGCGACCCGGGCAACCTCGCGGCCGGCATCACCAACCTGTTCTACTGGAACAACATGCTCCACGACGTGATGATGAGCAAGGGGTTTGATGAGGTATCGGGCAACTTCCAGTACAAGAACATTGGTACTCAGGGCCTGGGCAACGACTTTGTGCGGGCCGAATCGCAGGACGGCAGCGGCCGCAACAACGCCAACTTCTCGACTCCGGCAGACGGCAGCAACGGCCGGATGCAGATGTACCTGTTTGATAACACCGGGGCCAATGCCCTGACCGTAACCGGCGCGGCCAGCGCGGCCGGCAGCTACCGCTTTGCGGCGGTTTCCTTTGGCCCACGCCTCACCAAGCGGCCGCTGACGGGCCGGCTGGTGCTCGTGAACGATGGCGTATCGGCCGATGGCGGCGACCACGGCTGCGCTTCGCCCTTCGTGAACGCGGCGGCGGTGGCCGGCAATATTGCCTTTATTCAGCGCGGCGGCTGCCCCCAGCTCACCACGCTCAATCCCCGGGCTACCAACGCATTTGCCACCAAGGTGAAGCGTGCCCAGGACAACGGTGCTACTTCCGTTATCGTGTTCGACTCGCTGGGCACCACCACCAACCTGATGAATTTCGGCGGCACCGATACCGTGGGCATTCGCATTCCGGCCATTTTCATCAGCGGGGCCGATGGCTTCCGGCTGCGCACGGCCATTCTGGCCGGGGCTACGCTGAACGCGACCGCCACGCTGGGTGCCGACTTCGACGGCTCATTTGACAACGGCGTGGTATCGCACGAGTTTGGCCACGGCATCAGCAACCGCCTCACCGGCGGCCCGGCTAACTCCAGCTGCCTCAACTCCGCCACTGGCAACCAAACCATGGGCGAAGGCTGGAGCGACTTTTTTGCCCTCTGGATGACCACCCGCCCTGGCGAAGATGGTGCAAACAACCGCTACGTGGCGACCTACGACAACGGCAACCCCTACGCCGTGGGCCCGGGCTTCCGCCGCAAGCCGTACTCCACCAACTTCGCGCAGAACAACTACACCTACGCCCAGTTGGGCACCGCCACCGGCCGCTTCCAGGAAACCCACGACGTGGGCGAAGTGTGGGCTACCGTGCTGTGGGACCTGAACTGGCAGTTCATCTACCGCTACGGCTACAACGCCGACTTCTTCAGCGCTACCGGCGGCAACAACAAAGCCCTGAAGCTGGTGCTCGACGGCTGCAAGCTGCAGGTGTGTAACCCCGGCTTCCTCGACGGCCGCGATGGCCTGCTGCGGGCCGACTCGCTCACCAACCGCGCCGCCAACGCCGGCCTGATTTGGAACGTGTTTGCCCGTCGGGGCATGGGTTACAGCGCCGTGCAGGGCAACCGTGTGAACGGTGCGCCACTCGTTACGGGCATTGTGCAGGCATTTGACCTGCCCCCCGGCACTCCGGCCATCGCCTTGTCCAGCAAGAATGGCGCTACCGCCGGCAATGCGCTGGAAGCCTACCCCAACCCGGCGCAGAACGTGCTCACCGTGCGCACACAGCTCACCAGCACCGTACCCATGCAGGTAGACATGCTCGACCTGCTGGGCAAAACCGTGCTGCGCGCCGTGCCAGTACCAGCCGGCCAGATGCAGCAGAGCGGCGTGGAGCTGAACACCAGCCGCCTGGCATCGGGCATTTACATTGTGCGCGTAACGACCAGCGGTGGCACGTACAGCACCAAGGTGAGCGTGCAGCACTAA
- a CDS encoding glyoxalase superfamily protein: MVTPVFQILDYQQAVDFYIDWLGFRIDWEEQSARGPLYMQVSRGGIVLHLTSHPEGSCAGAKAMAEINGLIAFHYLLTQKASAYPSPVLQKTYWSDKVMQVEVTDPFGNILVFAELCA; encoded by the coding sequence ATGGTCACGCCCGTTTTTCAGATTTTAGATTACCAGCAGGCCGTCGATTTCTACATCGACTGGCTGGGGTTTCGAATTGACTGGGAGGAGCAGTCGGCGCGCGGGCCGCTGTACATGCAGGTATCGCGCGGCGGCATCGTGCTGCACCTCACCAGCCACCCCGAGGGAAGCTGCGCCGGCGCCAAGGCTATGGCCGAAATCAATGGCTTGATTGCCTTTCACTACCTACTCACGCAGAAGGCCTCAGCCTATCCGAGCCCGGTGCTGCAAAAAACCTACTGGAGCGACAAAGTGATGCAGGTGGAAGTGACCGACCCGTTCGGCAATATCCTGGTGTTCGCCGAGCTCTGCGCGTAA
- a CDS encoding carboxypeptidase-like regulatory domain-containing protein yields MRPFFLAAAVTFFALGSSQTVAAQSASTLAPAGNAQDHIAMSSRPTASSAARPMRLACAPLTGTIYEPNGRPLVGATLLVKGTHDVYVTDADGKFHLTDPVYQGQTLVVGAAGYTPQEIALTECTLPRLVLEQANGARIKRNGKRVGQVVRLNNRSTNLK; encoded by the coding sequence ATGCGCCCATTTTTTCTCGCCGCCGCAGTAACTTTTTTTGCCCTGGGTAGCAGCCAGACCGTGGCCGCCCAAAGCGCCAGCACGCTGGCACCGGCCGGCAATGCCCAGGACCACATCGCCATGTCGTCGCGACCAACAGCCAGCAGCGCGGCCCGGCCCATGCGCCTGGCGTGCGCGCCCCTCACCGGAACCATTTATGAGCCCAACGGCCGGCCCCTAGTGGGCGCCACGCTGCTCGTGAAAGGCACCCACGATGTATATGTAACCGATGCGGATGGCAAGTTCCACCTCACCGACCCCGTGTACCAGGGCCAGACGCTGGTGGTGGGCGCGGCCGGCTACACGCCCCAGGAAATTGCCCTCACCGAATGCACGCTGCCGCGCCTGGTGCTGGAGCAGGCCAACGGTGCCCGCATTAAGCGCAACGGTAAGCGCGTTGGCCAGGTAGTACGCCTCAACAACCGGAGCACCAATCTGAAATAA
- a CDS encoding alpha/beta fold hydrolase → MKTAAFARRLSLALLLLSAAGAAFATNPAAAPAAKVVADNPALHPTFTVRVVGKGQPMLLIPGLNCPGAVWDETVAHYQTRYWCHIISLAGFAGTAPVAPLADPLLPAVRDQLLAYIKTQKLSKPTIVGHSLGGFMALALERGPARGHRPARDCGFAALHGRHPESGRYRGNRAAHGRQDAPADEAGPLPAAQRQMVAGMATDTARQTQIARWGTASDSATTAQAMYDMYTIDLRNDVGRIQQPVLVLGAWAAYAQYGSTKESTRAIFTQQYALQAFAVNALDYLLKPVQEARLAAALAKARAHCSAPVPAAMTPAGPAEEAPLAPLTVQDQVFVKDGERCWFVKLADIKLFEINGSYPRIHFESHQPLIPRTLQQLEARLDPKVFFRVNRQQIINLKWIAGIEPWFSNTLKLKRRGGPEVEVSRQQSVRFRELLSL, encoded by the coding sequence ATGAAAACTGCTGCTTTCGCCCGCCGCCTGTCCTTGGCGCTGTTGCTGCTGAGCGCGGCCGGCGCTGCTTTCGCCACCAATCCGGCCGCCGCGCCTGCCGCAAAAGTCGTGGCCGATAATCCTGCGTTGCACCCCACCTTCACGGTGCGGGTGGTGGGCAAGGGCCAGCCCATGCTGCTCATTCCCGGTCTGAACTGCCCCGGCGCGGTGTGGGACGAAACCGTGGCCCACTACCAGACGCGGTACTGGTGCCATATCATCTCGCTGGCAGGCTTCGCCGGCACGGCTCCCGTCGCCCCCCTGGCCGACCCGCTGCTGCCCGCCGTGCGCGACCAACTGCTGGCCTACATCAAAACCCAGAAGCTGAGCAAGCCCACCATCGTGGGCCACAGCCTGGGCGGCTTTATGGCGCTGGCCCTGGAGCGCGGCCCAGCCCGAGGCCATCGGCCCGCTCGTGATTGTGGATTCGCTGCCCTTCATGGCCGCCATCCAGAATCCGGCCGCTACCGTGGAAACCGTGCGGCCCATGGCCGACAAGATGCGCCAGCAGATGAAGCAGGGCCCCTGCCCGCCGCCCAACGCCAGATGGTGGCCGGCATGGCCACCGACACCGCCCGCCAAACCCAGATTGCCCGCTGGGGCACGGCCTCGGACTCCGCCACCACCGCCCAAGCCATGTACGATATGTACACCATTGATTTGCGGAACGACGTCGGCCGGATTCAGCAGCCCGTGCTGGTGCTGGGGGCCTGGGCCGCCTACGCGCAGTATGGCTCGACGAAGGAGAGCACCCGCGCCATCTTCACGCAGCAATACGCCCTGCAGGCCTTCGCCGTCAACGCCCTCGACTACCTGCTGAAACCCGTGCAGGAAGCCCGCCTGGCCGCCGCCCTGGCCAAGGCCCGCGCCCATTGCAGTGCCCCGGTGCCGGCCGCAATGACTCCCGCCGGCCCGGCCGAGGAAGCCCCGCTGGCCCCGCTCACGGTCCAGGACCAGGTGTTTGTGAAGGACGGCGAGCGGTGCTGGTTCGTGAAGCTGGCCGACATCAAGCTCTTCGAAATCAACGGCAGCTACCCCCGCATTCATTTCGAAAGCCACCAGCCACTCATTCCACGCACCTTGCAGCAGTTGGAAGCGCGCCTCGACCCCAAAGTGTTTTTTCGCGTCAATCGCCAGCAGATTATCAACCTGAAATGGATTGCCGGCATCGAGCCTTGGTTTAGCAACACACTGAAGCTGAAGCGGCGCGGCGGCCCCGAGGTGGAAGTGTCGCGGCAGCAGTCGGTGCGGTTCCGGGAGCTGCTGAGCCTGTAG
- a CDS encoding amidase, which yields MISPAEYDRLDGLAQAALVRAGQLTPAELCAAAIARAEAVNPQINAVVHPLYEPARARAAAGLPAGPFGGVPFLLKDFGAQYAGAPHTSGSRALRHFVPHEDAELVRRWQAAGLNILGKTNTPEFALMGVTEPLLHGPARNPWHLGHTPGGSSGGAAAAVAAGIVPVAGAGDGGGSIRIPAACCGLFGLKPSRGRVPTGPEQGEKWQGAAVEHVVSRSVRDSAALLDATLGPDAGAPYFLPKPARPYLEEVGREPGRLRIAFSLGHPLGSALHPECATAVTEAAKLLESLGHEVEEVPLPFDGRAVASAFLMLYFGETGASIAALAKHLGRPARPSDVEPTTWLLGLLGRTYSAADFAAARHTWNDHARAFGRFHLTHDLLLTPTLATPPVRIGELQPKPLEQKLLKLVNTFGLGGLIRRSGIVEKLAEQSLEKTPYTQVANLTGQPAMSVPLHWTADGLPCGVQFIAKLGAEDVLFRLAGQLEQARPWFDKRPALLG from the coding sequence ATGATTTCACCTGCCGAATATGACCGCCTCGACGGCCTGGCTCAGGCTGCCCTCGTGCGCGCCGGCCAGCTCACGCCCGCCGAGCTGTGCGCCGCCGCCATTGCCCGTGCCGAGGCCGTAAATCCTCAAATCAACGCCGTGGTGCACCCGTTGTATGAGCCCGCCCGGGCTCGCGCCGCCGCCGGGCTGCCGGCTGGCCCATTCGGCGGCGTGCCGTTTCTGCTGAAGGATTTTGGCGCGCAGTATGCCGGCGCGCCGCACACCTCGGGCAGCCGGGCGCTGCGCCATTTTGTGCCCCACGAAGATGCCGAGCTGGTGCGCCGCTGGCAGGCTGCCGGCCTCAACATCCTGGGCAAAACCAATACCCCCGAGTTTGCCCTGATGGGCGTGACTGAACCCTTGCTGCACGGCCCCGCCCGCAACCCCTGGCACCTGGGCCACACGCCCGGCGGCAGCAGCGGCGGGGCGGCGGCGGCCGTGGCGGCCGGCATTGTGCCGGTGGCCGGGGCGGGCGACGGCGGCGGCTCCATCCGCATTCCGGCGGCCTGCTGCGGGCTGTTTGGGCTGAAACCCAGCCGGGGCCGCGTGCCCACCGGCCCTGAGCAGGGCGAAAAGTGGCAAGGTGCCGCCGTGGAGCACGTGGTGTCGCGCTCGGTGCGCGACAGCGCGGCCCTGCTCGATGCCACTCTGGGTCCCGATGCGGGTGCGCCCTACTTCCTGCCCAAGCCCGCCCGGCCTTATCTGGAAGAGGTGGGCCGGGAGCCCGGCCGCCTGCGCATCGCCTTCAGCCTGGGCCACCCGCTGGGCAGCGCCTTGCACCCGGAGTGCGCTACGGCCGTGACGGAGGCCGCCAAACTGCTCGAAAGCTTGGGCCATGAGGTAGAAGAAGTGCCGCTGCCGTTTGATGGCCGGGCCGTGGCCTCGGCGTTCCTGATGCTGTATTTTGGCGAAACCGGGGCCAGCATCGCGGCCCTGGCCAAACACCTGGGCCGCCCGGCCCGGCCCAGCGACGTGGAGCCCACCACCTGGCTGCTGGGCCTACTGGGCCGCACGTATTCCGCCGCCGATTTCGCTGCCGCCCGCCATACCTGGAACGACCATGCCCGCGCCTTCGGCCGCTTCCATCTTACCCACGACCTGCTGCTCACGCCCACGCTGGCCACGCCGCCCGTGCGCATCGGCGAGCTGCAGCCCAAGCCGCTGGAGCAAAAGCTGCTGAAGCTGGTGAATACCTTTGGCCTGGGTGGTCTCATCCGCCGCTCGGGCATCGTGGAGAAGCTGGCCGAGCAGAGCCTCGAAAAAACGCCCTACACCCAGGTGGCCAACCTCACGGGCCAGCCCGCCATGTCGGTGCCCCTGCACTGGACCGCCGACGGCCTGCCCTGCGGCGTGCAGTTCATCGCGAAGCTGGGGGCTGAGGACGTGCTGTTCCGGCTGGCCGGGCAGCTGGAGCAGGCCCGGCCGTGGTTCGATAAGCGGCCGGCGCTGCTGGGGTAG